The genomic DNA TTCAGCCGCATGGATGTGGGCACCATCAATGGCCGGCCGTTTTTTTGCACGGCGGGGCTGGGGTTCGACGCGCACGTGAGCCAGCACTTTGCGCGGGCCGGTTCACGCGGGCTGAGCACGTATTTGCGGGTCACGATTCGGGAATATGGCCACTTCCGGCTCGTGCCGGTGGAAGTCGCGACCAATGGCCAGACCTTGGTCACCGACTGCTACGTGCTGGCTTTTGCCAATGCCTCGCAGTATGGTAATAATGCCTACATCGCGCCGCAGGCCAACATTGAAGATGGCCTGCTCGATATGTGCCTCATCGATGCCCTACCCCCCTGGCGGGCGCTGCAAGTGATGCTGGGCATGGCGCTGGGCACCATGCCGCGCACCGGCGGCGCGACCTACCGCCACACGCGGCACGCCACAGTGCGCGCCGCCGCGCCACTGGGCTACCACGCCGACGGTGACTACCTGGGCCACGCCACCGAGTTTGAGGTGAGCCTGCTGCCGCTGGCGCTGGAGGTGGCCGTGTAGGGGTGGGGGATAGGCCGATAATTATCCAGCCGCAAGCGCAGCAACAACCAGTAAATTAGCCTGATACTAAAGATGAAAAACGACCCGTCGCGCCGCCAGGGGGTAGTGTATTCTACCAATCCCGAGTTCTCTTTTCAGACCGATGAGCCGGCCGGGGCCACCACCCTACCCCCCCGCCAGCAGCAGCTGCGCGTGCAGCTCGACAAAAAGCAGCGCGGCGGCAAGCAGGTGACGCTCGTGACGGGCTTCGTGGGCCGCGACGAAGACCTGCAAACCCTGGGCAAGCTCCTGAAAACTAAGTGCGGAGTAGGCGGCAGCGCCAAGGACAACGAGATAGTAGTGCAGGGCGACCTGCGCACCAAGGTGCTCGAAATTCTACTCAAAGAAGGCTACAAAGCCAAGCAGATTGGCGGCTGAGGGTGGCTTGGGCTTCGACTAAAAAGGAGGGGGTAGGGAAGGTTAGCCGCGGCCAACTTTCCCTATCCCCTCCTTTTTGGCCGAAGCTGCTTAGTCCCGCGCTTCTTCCAGCGAGCTGTTGCCGCTGAGGTCTTTCTCAATGTGCTCGGGCTTGCCGGCGTAGCGCCCCCGGCTGCTGCCGCTGAGGTCGGCGGTGAGGCCATTGCTGGCGCGCACGGCGGCTTGCGAAGCGCCCGATAGTTTGAGGGTGGTGTTTTCGGTGCGCAGGTCCAGGCCCTCAAACTGGCTGGCGCTGGAGCCGTCCACGGTGAGGTTGTGGGCGGTGCCGCTCAGGGTGGCGTGGCTGGCGCCGCTCAGGCTCACGTCAAGGTTCGGCACGTCCACGTTGAGGCGGGCAAACGACGCGCCCGACACGTCGAGGCCCAGGTTTTCGTCGCGGAAGCCGCTCACGTCGGCCTGGCAGGCCCCGTTCAACTCCAGCTTCTGGAGGCGGGGTAGGGTGATGGTGACCAGAATGGGATGACTGGAGAAGCTAAAGCCCGAAAAGAAGCCGCGGTCGCGGTGGCGCACCACCAGGCGGTCGCCGTCCACGCGCAGGCTCACCTGCTGGAGGTCCTGGGAGCTGCCGGCGGCCTCCACGTGGTAGCTGTCGCCCTGGCGCACCAGCACCCGGAAAGCGCCGTGGGTTTCAATCTCGGTGAAGTTGTCGGGGTTGTTCAGGTTTTTGCGGCCGTTGCCGTAGCTGCTCAGGTTGGTGTTGAATTTCGGGGCCTCGGTGCTGATGCGAATGTCGGGCTGGTCGCCGTCGGTGTTCACGCGCACCCGCATTTTGGTGCCGTTCAGGCCCAGGTCCACCACCTCGTCGTCGTTGTTATCGTCATTATCGCGGTCGGCGCGGTCGTTGTCCGAGTTGCCTTCATCGCCAGCGTTAGCAGGGCAATCCAGGCAGGTAAATTTACCCTCGCGGGTGAAGCGCGCCCGGTAGGGCCGGTCGCCGCCGGGACGGTGGCCACTGGTAAAATCATTGTCGTCAAGGTGTTCAATAAAGAGCGGCGTCAACCGATAGGTCTTGTCCAGCGGCAAGTGCAGCGTCAGGCTCAGCTTCTGGTCGCGGAACGCGGCGTTGCTTTTCAGCGTCGTGCCCTGGTCAAAAATGATGGTCGAATCGCGCTGATTGATGTGGTAGTCGATGGTCTGCTGCGCCGTGAGGCGCGCCGATTCCGGCGTACGGCCGCGGGCCTTAAATTCTTGTTCCACGAAAGGCGCGGCCCCGCTGTCGGCCGGTGCCAGGTTGATAGCTACCCACTGAAAATGGTCTTCCACGTTGCGCGAATCCAGCACGATGCCAGGGCCAGCAATGGGTTGCAGGCCCAGGGTAGTGTTATAGGTGCCTCTGGTCTGAAAATCGCGGGCCACCTGCAGGCCCGCCGCCGCGCTGCCCACCAAGGCCAGCAGCCACAGCCCCAACAGTACGCCTCTCGATGAGCGGCTCAGCACCGAGCGGCGCAACAGCAGGCGCACGCCTAACAACAACAGCCCCAGGCCCGGAATACCCAGCAGCAGCGCCCCGCTAATGGCCCCCCAGGGTGGCAGGTTGCGCACCACCGCCCCGAAGCTGTCATCAAACATAAAGCCATTGCTGGTGCGCTCCACCGCCGTGAAGGGAATAATGCTCAGGGCCGCGCCCAGCAGCATCAGCACGCTAAACAGCCACGAGCCGCCCCAAAAAATTAGCAGCGCGCCCACTATCCAGCGCAGCAGCGTGCCAATCAAACCCACCGCTGGCCGCGCCCCGCGCGCCGCGCTTTCCAGGTAAGTGCCAAGCGGCCGGTTGGGGGGGGTAGGGGCGCCATCGCCATCGAGCGCGCTGCTGCGCAAGTTGTTGTCAATGCCCGAAAGCGTGACGGCATCGCCGCGCATCTGCATCTTCTCCGACATCGTGCGGGCCTCCGGCACCACCGCCCACAGTATGAGGTAGATAATCAAGGTTGAGCCGCCCAGAAACAAGCCTAGCAGCAACAGCACCCGTATCAGCACCACATCGGTCTGGAAGTACGCCGCCAGGCCGGCGGCCACGCCGCCCACCTTGCCCGTGTCGGTGTCGCGGAAGAGCTTGCGCCCGGTGAGCTTGCCGCCAAAGTCCAGCGTGTCAATGGGAGCCGGCGCGTCGTCGCGCTTGGGCAGCACTATCCATAAAATGCCGTAGAGAACGACCACCAAGCCAGGCAGGTCGAAGTCGCGGTCAAAAAGCCCAACACCGGGAAAGGGAAAGCGGTGCCGAAATAAATTGGGCAGCAGCACCAGCACCAGGAAAATCAGGCGCACCACCAGCGGGTTCACGCGGAAATACTGCGCCAGGCCGGCGCACACGCCCGCCACTTTGCGATGCGCCAGGTCGCGATACAGGCGGCGGGGCTGGCCATCGGCGGCTTGGCCGTCGAAGGGGGGGGTAGGGCCGGTGGCGCGGCCGGAGCCGGAAGCAGTCGCGGCCGGCTCGGCATAGGCGGCATCTTCCTCGTCGGGCTCGGTGGCGAAGTCGCTGACGCGGCCCATCTTGGCCGTCAGCTCCTCCACGTCGGCCAGGGTAATAACCTGCTTGCTCACCGAGAGGCGCGCCGCGAACAGCTCGGCAATGCGGCCCTCAATATCGGCCACGATTTCTTCGTGGCCCTGGTAGCTGGCGAAGTGCGCCTTCACCTCCTGGAGGTAGCGGCTAAGTACTTCGTAGCCATCATCTTCAATGTGAAAGATGAGCCCCTGTAAATTGATGCTGATGTTCTTTTTCATGAGAAAGGCCGCAGGCGCGAAGCGCGGCAGGTTAGGCTGAGAAAGGAGATTTGGCGAAAAAGAGAGGCATTAAACAGGGCGGGGCGGCTGGCGAATAATGCCCACCGACAGCGCCATGTCCTCCCAGGTCTGGCGCAGCTCTTCCAAAAACTGGCGGCCGGCCGCCGTGAGCGTGTAGTATTTGCGGGGCGGCCCCGAGGTCGATTCCTTCCACACGTAGTCGAGCAAAGCGGCATTTTTGAGGCGCGTGAGCAGGGGGTAGAGGGTGCCTTCCACCACAATCATGCGGGCGGCGGTCAACTCCTCCAGCATGTCGCTGGCGTAGGCCTCCCCGCGGCCAATAATCTCCAGGATGCAGAATTCGAGGATGCCTTTGCGCATCTGCACCTGGGTGTTCTCTAGTTTCATGGGCGGTATGGGCTAGTAGTAGGTGAGGAACGGTACAAATGTACAACGGGTACTTTGTATTGCATAATACTCGGTGTAAAAATTTTCGTTGCCCGCCGCCATTTATTTTTTCGTCTTTCCTACCCCACCTGATTCTTTCGTCCAATGCCAGCCGCCACCAATCCTAAAAACACGGACTAACTGCGCGCTAGCCAGTCACCTGCGCGTTTCTGGCTTCGCGGCGCGCGCGCGCGCGCACTATCCGGCAGTAACTTGCGTTGCTGCTCCATCTTATTTTTCAATTATTAGTTTGCTATGCTAAAACTTTCCGCTTCGAGCCGCCCCTGGGCGGCAGGGTTGGGGTTGAGTGTGCTGCTAGGGCTGGCCGCCGCGCCCGCCGCCCGCGCCCAGACCAACACGCCCAAGTACAGCAACGAGTTTATGAACCTCGGGGCTGGTGCCCGCTCGCTGGGCATGGGCAAAACCCAGGTGAGCCTGGCCGACGATGCCACCGCCGGCTATTGGAACCCCGCCGCCCTCACCAACATCAAGGCCAAGTACGATGGCGTGCTGATGCACTCCGAGCTGTTTTCGGGGGTAGTGAAGAACGACTACGCCGCCTTTGCCATGCCGCTGGATGAGAAGAGTGCCATCGGCGTGACGCTGCTGCGCTCGGGCGTCGATAACATTGCCGATACTCGTTCGCTCATTAACGAGTACGGATATATTCAGTATGATAAAATCACGTATTTCTCGGTGGCCGACTACGCGCTGCTGCTCTCCTACGCCCGCAAGCTGGGCCCCGAGGGCCTGAGCGTGGGCGGCAGTGCCAAGGTCATTTACCGCAACGTGGGCAGCTATGCCAACGCCTACGGCTTCGGGGTGGATGTGGGCTTGCAATACAACCACAAAGGCTGGCGGCTGGGCCTGATGGCCCGCGACATTACAACCACTTTCAACGCCTGGAGCATCGACGCCGACAAGTTCAGGGCCAACGCGATACCGGGCGAGGCTATTCCGACCAACACGACCGAGCTAACCCTGCCGCGCCTGGTGCTGGGCGCGGGCCGGCAGTTTAAGCTGCCCGCGCAGTTTACGGCCCTGGTGGCCGTGGACCTGGAAGCCACCACCGATGGCCAGCGCAACACGCTCATCTCGGCCAAGCCCGTGAGCGTGGACCCGCGCGCGGGGGTAGAGTTTGGCTATCGCAACCTGGCCTTCCTGCGGGGGGGGGTAGGAAACTACCAGCAAATCGAGAATTTCGATAGGCAAAAGCAGTGGAAGGGCCAGTATAGCCTGGGGGTGGGCGTGGCCATCAGCGGCCTGCGCGTGGACCTGGCCCTCTCGCGCCTCGACGTGGGCGTGCAGGACGGTGCCTCGTCCCAAACCAACTCGCTCATTGTGAGCCTGGGCTACGGCCTGGGCAGCCGGGCCAGCACCGGGCTGCCCAGCATCAGATAAGGTGCGCGTTGCTGACTACTACTACTATAGCTGCTTAATTGGCTGAACTATGAACAATCACTACCCCGCTGCGTGGCAGCATTTAGTCTATAAAGTAAAAACCTGGCGCGGCGCGTGCCTGCTCGTGCTGGCCTGCCTGCTGCTGAGCCCGGTGGCGCGGGCGCAGTCGGGCCCCTACGGCAACGAATGGATAGTGCCGGGCCAGCCGTATTATAAGATGAAGGTGTGGCGCGATGGCCTCTATCGCCTCGACTACGCTTACCTGAGCAAACTCAGCGGCATCACGGGCGTGGCCCCGACGCAGCTGCAGCTGTGGCGGCGCGGCCGGGAAGTGGCCGTGTACCAGGGCGGCAGCGCCGCCGCGCTCGACAATACTACCTACCTCGAATTCTACGGCCAGCGCAACGACGGCGTGCTCGACCGCGACCTGTATAAGGTGCCCGCCGACCAGTCGCATCCATTTTATAGCTTCTACACCGACACGGCGGCCTACTTCATTACCTGGAGCGCCGGCCGGCCCGGCAAGCGCATGGCTCAGCCCGTGGCCGCCGGGGGTGCCCCGCACGCCTGGCGCATTCAGTCGGCACTCAAAGTATTTAATGATTGGTACATGGATGCGCCGAACACAGATTACTATACCTGCCTGCCGTGGCTGGAAAGGGGCGAAGGGTTTTATTCGCATTATAATTTCACCGCCTCCGCTGTCAACGACAGCTTGTTGCGGGCGGTGGAGACGGCCCCGGCGGCCCCGCTGCCAACGGCGGAGGTGCTGATACTGGGGGCCAGCATTCCGGACCAGCCAGCGGGCAAGCACCTAACCAGCGTGGGCGTTATCCCACCGGGCGGGGCCTACCGCGAGCTGGGCGTGCTGACCTACCAGAACTTCGATTTCCGGCGGCAGCGCTCCACGTTGCAGCGCGGCGACATCAGCGCCACGGGGCAGGTGGAGATAAATGCTCGAGTAGTGCCCGTCTCTGGGAGTAGTGGGATACCCGACGCGTGGCGCTACGGTTTTGTGCGACTGACCGCGCCGCAGCAAAATGTTTGGTTTGCCGACCGCCGCAACCTGTGGTTTCAGAACGACTCCTTGCTGAGCGGGCCCGCTACGTATGAGATTGACAATATTCCGGCTACGGTAATTGGCTATGATATTCAGGACCCCTGGAACGTGCAGCGCATCGCGCCGGCGGCCGCCCAAACCCTGGGCAGCGCGGCCCGGCGATTTGTATTTCCAGGGGCCACGAGCGCGCAAACGCGCCGCTTGCTGCTCGCCGACGCCGCCCAAACTTTGGTGCCCGGCGCGCCGATTGCGGTGCATTTTCGGGTTATTGACCCCGTAAAGCCCAACTTCGTTATCATCACTCACCCCAAGCTGATGAGGGCGGCGGGCTCGGAGCCCAACGCGGCCCGCGCCTATGCCAGCTACCGCGCCTCGGCGGCAGGCGGCGGCTACGATACCCTGATGGTGACGGCACCACTGCTCTACGACCAGTTTCACTACGGCGAGCGGTCGCTGCTGGCGTTGCGGCACTTCGCGCTGTGGCTGAACGCGGCCGCGCCTGTTCAGACCAAATACCTGCTGTTGTTGGGCAAGGGCATACAGCCTGATGCCTATTATAACGATGACTCGCCCCCCACCACTACCCTAGGCCTGACGGCCGCCGCCACAACCCGAGTTCTGGGAGACCAGGGCGTGGACCTGGTGCCGGTTTCATCGCGGGCGGCGTCGGATGACATTCTTTCCAGCGACTGGCAGCACGACAACTTCGTGGCTAAGCTGCCCACGGGCCGCGTAGTGGCCGCTACCCCGCAGGAGGTGTTGGACTACCTTGCCAAACTGATAACGCACGAAGCGCTGGGCGTGGAAAGCTGGCGCAAAAATGTGGTGCATCTGGCAGGGGGTAAAAGTGCCTTGGATTTTCAAGAGTTTGGGGGCTACCTGGATGCGTATAAGCAAATCATTGAGCGGCCCTTATTTGGGGGGCAGGTGACAACCTTCCGGCGCACGACACTCGGCCTGCCGATAAGCATTAACATCTCGACTGAGCTGAATAATGGCCTCTCGCTCATTTCTTATTTCGGGCACGGCTCTACCAATACTTTCGATGTGAATCTCGGCGACATCAACGACCCGGTCAATAACTATCGCAACGCGGGCCGCTACCCGGTGCTCATGTATGATGGCTGTGATGCGGGAGCCTGCTTCTACAACGCTCGCTCATTTGGTACCGACTGGTTGCTGGCTCCTAATAAAGGTGCCATCGGGATGTTGGCCGAGACGGACTTTGCTTACGCCTACCTGCTCAACCCGGCCCAGAGCCTGCTCCACCAGCTCTTGTTCAACAATCCTGTCTGGTTTGGGCGGCCCGTGCCGGAGGTGCGCAACGAAGTGGTGCGCCGCTTGCAGAGTACGTCGCCCTACTTGAACAACCCTGCCGGGGCTGTGGACCTGCTAGCCACGCTGTGGCAGGGCGACCCGGCGCTGCGCCTCTACGCTCCCGCCAAGCCCGACTTCGTGGCCAACGGCGTGTCGATGACGCCCGCCACGGTGGCCGCCACGGCCACCAGCTTTCAGCTGAATATTTCCGTGAGCAACCCCGCGCGCATCACCTTCGACTCGATTGAGGTGCGTATTACGCGCAGCTACGCGTCGCAGAACGGGGCGGCGGCCCGCAAGTCGGACGTTTTCCTCAAGACGTTCCGCCAGGCCTGGCAGCGCGACACGACGTACACGGTTACGATTCCCAACTCGGGCAACGTGTTTGGGACCAATAAATTTCTGGTGGAGCTGGACTACCGTAATAAGGTAGCCGAGCTGAACGAAAACAACAACTCGGCCGAGCTCTCCTACACGTTTCTGCAAGGCGGGGTGACGCAGCTGACGCCAACGGAGTTTGCCATCGTGGCGAGCCCTACCCCCCGCCTGGTGGCCCAAAGCAACGACCTGGCCTCGCCCACGCGGGGCTACGATTTCCAGGTGGACTCGGTGGCGACCTTCGATAGCAAAGCCTTGCAGTCGAAGCCCAACCTGCAAGCGGCCGCCGTTGCCAGCTGGACCCCGGCGGCCCTGCTGCCGGCGGCCGGCCGCGACTCGGTGGTGTGGTACTGGCGCGTGCGTTTCACTACCCCCTCGGTGCAGGAGGATGGCAGCTGGCAAGTAAGCTCTTTCCGCATTATCACGAAGGCACTAACGGGCGGGTGGTCGCAGAGCCACAACGGGCAGTTCGACCGCGACCAGCTGCAAAGCGTGGCGGTATCGACGCCCGGCAACCGCTGGAAATTTGCGGACCAGCAGCAGGCCTTGCAGCTACGCACCGTGGGCGGCGGGGGCGTGGGTAGCGGCCCTACCTTCAACATCAACAGTGGCTACGGCATCTTCACCGATGCCACCCAGCTGCCTTTCGTGGCCGATTGCGGCATCAATTCGCCCAACCTGCTCGTGGTAGTGCTCGACGAGCATTCGCTCAAGCGCCTGACCATTACGCAGGGCGGCCCCTACCTCACGTGCGGGCAGGGCAGCCAGACCTTCTACCACTTTGGCAACGCTGCCGACTCTACCGACAACCTCAATAACAGCGCCACCCGGCAGGCCCAGCTTAAGACGTTCCTGAGCAACGTGCCCGATGGCGCTTACGTGGCCCTCATTAGCGAGAACCGGCTGCGCTACGCCAGCTTGCTACCCGTGTTGGGCAACTCGTTTTCGACTTTGCTCGGCAGCAAGCTCATTACTCAGCTCAAAAACGGTGACCCGTGGGCGCTGGTGGCGCAGAAGCGCGCCAGCGGCGGCCGCCTGGTGCAGGAGGTTGGCCCCGACCGCAGCCTGACGCAGGCCAGCTTCAGCCAAGTCGTTAACCTCAACACCATGCTCACTACCCCCGGCCAGGTTGGCAGCGTCACGAGCACGCTCATTGGCCCGGCCCAGAAGTGGCAGACGCTCTACAACACCATCCGGCGCGAAACGGCTACTTCGAGCTATACGCTGGTGCTGTCGGGCATTGATGCCACGGGCAAGGCCACGGTGCTGAACCCGAACGTGGGCCACCAACCCGTGGACCTGAGCAGCTACTCGACCACCACCTACCCCTACATGCAGCTGCAGCTGGCCCTGCGCGACTCGGTGAACCGGACGCCGCCGCAGCTCAAGCAGTGGCTCATTACCTACAAGGGCTTGCCGGAGGGCGTGGTGCGCCGCGACCTGGTAGCCTCGGCCGTGTATGATACGACGCGTATTAAAAACCAGGCGCTTACTGTTGGGGTCATCAGCTTTCCGGTGAAGTTTGATAACGTGTCGCAGGAAGCTTTTGCCAGCCGCTTGCAGGTGCAGGTGCAGCTTATCAACGTGGCCACGGGCCTGCCGGTGGCCAGCACTACCAAGCTGCTGCCGGCCCCGCGCGACCTGGGTGCCAACGACAGCGTGCTGACCGTGAACGTGAGCCTAAACGTGAAAGGGCTGTTTGGCCGGTTCATTCCGCGCGTGTTCGTCAATCCGCAGTTGCAGCCCGAGCTGTATTATTACAATAATATCCTGACGCTGAATGCCTTCACGATTGGCGATACCAGCGTGCCGCCTACCCTCGACGTGGCCGTTGATGGCCGCCACATCCTGGATGGTGAGCTGGTGTCGCCCACGCCGGTTATCAGTATTCAGCTGAAAGACAGCGATAAAGTGCGCCACATTACGAAGGCTTCTAACTTCACGGTGTTTCTGCAAGGCCCCGGCCAGGCCACGGCCACGGCCATCGACGTAAACGGCCCGCTGGTCCATTTCAGCGTGGATAGCACGGCTGGCAGCGTGGCCCGCCTGGAATTCAACCCCAGCAAGCTGGCCGATGGCGTTTACACCTTGCGCGTGCAGGGCCGCAACCCGGCCAACGCCGCCGCCGCCGCCCAGGATTTTCAGGTGAAGTTTGAGGTAGTGAATGCCTCCACAATTACCAACGTCTTTCCCTACCCCAACCCCGTGACCAGCAAGGCGCGCTTTGTATTTACGGTGACGGGCCAGGAGTTGCCGCGCAACATGAAAATCCAGATTATGACCCTCACCGGCCGGGTCGTGCGCGAGATTTTTATGAGTGAGCTGGGCCCGCTGCACATCGGCAACAACATCACCGACTACGCCTGGGATGGCACCGACCAGTACGGCGACCGCCTGGCCAACGGCACCTACCTCTACCGCGTCTCACTCGACCAGTCGGGCGGCACCTTCGAGCGCCGCGCCACCGCCGGCGACCAAGCTTTCAAAAACGACTGGGGCAAGCTGGTCCTGCTGCGGTAAGGGGGTAGGGTGCGGGGCTTGCCCCCGCCCGGCGTTGAACAATTGAGGTCAGATTCGTTCAACGCCGGGCGGGGGCAAGCCCCGCACCCTACTTCGTTTTCTTACCTTCTTCTCAGCGTTACGAAGCTGTAAGCCAGCGCGTTCTTCTCGTCGGGCTCGTGGCGCTCGCGGGTTTCCTCGCGCCAGTCGGTGGGCGAAAGGGTAGGGAAGAAGGTGTCGCCGTCGGGCACGGTGGTGTGCACTTCGGTGAGGTACACCACGTCGGCGGCGGGCAGGGCCTGCCGGTAAATTTCGCCGCCGCCAATGATGCAGACTTCCTCGCCGCCGGGCTGCGCGGCGGCCAGCGCCAGCGCCTCGGGCAGCGAGTTGGCCAACAGCACGCCGGCCGGCGCCGGCCAGCCGGGCGTGCTGGTAATTACGATATTGGCCCGGCTGGGCAGGGGCCGCCCGATGCTCTCAAACGTGCGCCGGCCCATCACCACGGGGTGGCCCAGGGTGTGCGTTTTGAAGTGCTTGAGGTCGGCGGGCAGGTGCCAGGGCAGCTGGCCTTGCCGGCCGATTACGCCGTTGTCGGCGGCAGCTACGACGATGGAAACCATGATTTCAGGTATTAAGTAGCAGTGAGTAACTGCTGTTACACAACGGGGAGTAGCGCGAACTTTGTAGTTCGCGCTACTCCCCCTTGCCATCTCGAATAAGATAGGGCGGAACAGCAGTGAGCAATTAGTAGGGGCGAAAAGCTATTTTTTAGCTTAATTCCAGCTTGGTGCCGCGCAAAAACTCTTCGGTCGTGAGGCGCTTTTTGCCTTCGAGCTGCACTTCGAGCAGGTTGAGCCAGCCGGTGGGGGTAGCTACGCGCAGGTAGTGGCGGCCGTCGGTGGCCCAGGTGCCGGCGGGTGAGGTAGGGCCGAGCAGCGCGGCGGCGCGGAATACTTTCAGGCCCCGGCCATCGGGCAGGGTGGCGTAGGCGGCGGGCGCGGGCGCGAGGCCGCGCACCTGGTTCACCAGCTCGGCGGCGGGGCGCTGGAAGTCGAGCCGGCCGGTTTCCTTGGTCAGCTTGGGAGCGGGGCGCAGGTGGGGGGTAGGGGGCTGCGGCGTGCTGGGCGCGGTGCCCGCCGCAATGGCCGCCACCGTGCGCCGGCCCAGCGCCGCGCCCGCCACCTTCAGTTTATCATATAAAGACCCAAAGTCATCGGCAGGCTCAATGGCAATTTTATCCTGCAAGATGAGGTCGCCGGTATCAATCTCGTGGCGCAGAAAAAAGCTACTCACGCCCGTTCCCTGGTCGCCGTGCATCAGCGCCCAGTTGATGGGAGCCGCGCCGCGATACTGCGGCAGCAGCGAGGCGTGGATGTTGACCGAGCCCAGGCGCGGCATGTTCCACACGGTTTCGGGCAGCATCCGAAAGGCTACTACCACTTGTAAATCAGCGGTATAGGTTTTCAATTCGGCCTGAAAAGCCGGGTCTTTAAGGTTAGTCGGTTGCAGCACGGGTAGGCCGTGGGCCAGCGCCGCCGTTTTCACGGCCGAGGCCTGCAATTGCCGCCCGCGCCCGGCGGGCCGGTCGGGTCCGGTGATGACGGCCACCACCCGCGCCTCGGGCATTGCGAGCAGGGTTTCGAGGGTGGGCACGGCGAAGTCGGGCGTGCCCATAAAGACGATTCGGAGGGGAGCGGGCATTTTAGTGAAGAGATTAAAGCCGTTTAGGAAGTAGCCATAAGTTGCCTGAATGTCATTCCGAGCTTGCCGAGAAATCTCGCTCGCGCCGTTCGGGTGTCGGTCAACGATGCGAGCGAGATTCCTCGGCAAGCTCGGAATGACGGGCTGACGACTTCCTACAACAACTTCGTAAAATGGTCACGCTACGCAAGCGTCGGCCTATTATTTTTCAGGATACAACAAATACTTCTTGCGCAGCGCCTTGAACTGCCCCAGCCGCGGCTGCCAGCTGGCCCGGATGCTGGCTTCGGAGCGGCCCGCCACCACCTGCGCCCGCAGCGAGTCGGTGCCGGCCAGCTGCTCAAAATACTTCGTGAAGAAGTGCGCCTTGTCGGTGCTTTGCTGATAAAAATTGAGCAAATAGCGCACGCTGAAAAACTCGGCTGGCTCGCCGGGCGCTGGCTGGCGCAGGTCGAGGCCGTAGCAGAGCTGGCCATTCAGCGGGGGGGTAGGGGAGCCGGCGTTGGGGCGGGGCGTGAACTGGTAGGGCCGCGTGGCGGGCTGCGTGGGTGCCCCAATCACCTCAAATGGCCGGTCAGTGCCGCGCCCCACGCTCACGTTGGTGCCCTCAAATAAACAGATGCTGGGGTAGAGCGCCACCGCCCGCGCGGTGGGCAGGTTGGGCGATGGGC from Hymenobacter psoromatis includes the following:
- a CDS encoding SUI1 family translation initiation factor, whose amino-acid sequence is MKNDPSRRQGVVYSTNPEFSFQTDEPAGATTLPPRQQQLRVQLDKKQRGGKQVTLVTGFVGRDEDLQTLGKLLKTKCGVGGSAKDNEIVVQGDLRTKVLEILLKEGYKAKQIGG
- a CDS encoding PadR family transcriptional regulator; this encodes MKLENTQVQMRKGILEFCILEIIGRGEAYASDMLEELTAARMIVVEGTLYPLLTRLKNAALLDYVWKESTSGPPRKYYTLTAAGRQFLEELRQTWEDMALSVGIIRQPPRPV
- a CDS encoding dihydrofolate reductase; this encodes MVSIVVAAADNGVIGRQGQLPWHLPADLKHFKTHTLGHPVVMGRRTFESIGRPLPSRANIVITSTPGWPAPAGVLLANSLPEALALAAAQPGGEEVCIIGGGEIYRQALPAADVVYLTEVHTTVPDGDTFFPTLSPTDWREETRERHEPDEKNALAYSFVTLRRR
- a CDS encoding methionyl-tRNA formyltransferase; protein product: MPAPLRIVFMGTPDFAVPTLETLLAMPEARVVAVITGPDRPAGRGRQLQASAVKTAALAHGLPVLQPTNLKDPAFQAELKTYTADLQVVVAFRMLPETVWNMPRLGSVNIHASLLPQYRGAAPINWALMHGDQGTGVSSFFLRHEIDTGDLILQDKIAIEPADDFGSLYDKLKVAGAALGRRTVAAIAAGTAPSTPQPPTPHLRPAPKLTKETGRLDFQRPAAELVNQVRGLAPAPAAYATLPDGRGLKVFRAAALLGPTSPAGTWATDGRHYLRVATPTGWLNLLEVQLEGKKRLTTEEFLRGTKLELS